The following coding sequences lie in one Chanos chanos chromosome 4, fChaCha1.1, whole genome shotgun sequence genomic window:
- the cst7 gene encoding cystatin-F, whose translation MTVHGYLLLLFLLIGFCSLEKVPVHTFVKRPHPGTVNNISKNDTGVQKAVLTGTYSFNNKSNDIFLFKASAIDSAKRQVVKGIRYILDVEITRTVCRKMEKDVDLANCRFQSDRLLRQTFLCHFEVWSIPWLRQMKTTYFICHPSDQFKSRLLSLCDVVLDKERFFLQVKENT comes from the exons ATGACAGTCCATGGCTATCTGCTGCTTCTCTTCTTGCTAATCGGGTTTTGTTCGCTTG AAAAGGTTCCGGTTCACACCTTTGTGAAAAGACCACATCCTGGGACTGTAAACAACATCAGTAAGAATGACACTGGAGTCCAGAAGGCTGTGCTGACTGGCACCTACTCATTCAACAACAAATCCAATGATATCTTTCTGTTCAAGGCATCAGCAATTGACTCTGCAAAGAGACAG GTAGTGAAAGGGATCCGATACATTCTTGACGTGGAAATCACTCGGACGGTGTGCAGGAAGATGGAGAAGGACGTTGACCTTGCGAACTGTCGTTTCCAGTCTGACAGATTATTGCGTCAG aCGTTCCTCTGCCACTTTGAAGTTTGGTCCATTCCCTGGCTTCGACAAATGAAGACCACATATTTTATCTGCCATCCTTCAGACCAATTCAAATCTCGTCTTCT TTCCCTGTGCGATGTAGTGCTGGATAAGGAGAGGTTTTTCCTGCAGGTCAAGGAGAACACTTAA